The proteins below come from a single Alnus glutinosa chromosome 9, dhAlnGlut1.1, whole genome shotgun sequence genomic window:
- the LOC133878404 gene encoding kiwellin-like produces MTNIVSLISLSLIINAISLPPLLTYAISSCDGPCSTLDDCDGQLICINGKCNDDPNLGTSECSGGGGGGGSSSSDPTNCPPSSDIPSCEGQSNPQYCSPPVTSSTQARLTLNDFSEGGDGGAESACDGKYHSNTELVVALSTGWFQDRQRCGKMIKIEASNGKSTTATVVDECDSVNGCDKEHAFQPPCRNNIVDGSSAVWDALELNQNDGIVDVTWSMA; encoded by the coding sequence ATGACAAACATAGTGTCGTTGATTTCCCTTTCCCTCATCATCAATGCTATATCCCTTCCACCATTACTCACATACGCGATCTCCTCTTGCGATGGCCCATGTAGTACTCTTGATGACTGTGACGGCCAGCTTATTTGCATCAATGGCAAGTGCAACGACGACCCTAATCTCGGTACTAGCGAATGCtctggaggaggaggaggaggaggcagCTCCTCATCTGATCCTACCAATTGCCCCCCGTCCTCGGATATCCCCTCGTGCGAAGGCCAATCCAACCCTCAGTACTGCTCGCCCCCGGTAACATCCTCCACACAAGCGCGTCTCACACTGAACGATTTTAGTGAAGGTGGTGACGGCGGGGCCGAATCGGCGTGCGACGGAAAGTACCATAGCAACACAGAGCTGGTGGTGGCACTATCGACAGGGTGGTTTCAGGATCGACAACGATGTGGGAAGATGATCAAGATTGAGGCAAGTAATGGGAAGAGTACGACGGCTACCGTAGTGGACGAGTGTGACTCTGTAAATGGGTGTGATAAAGAGCACGCGTTTCAGCCACCATGCAGGAACAATATCGTGGATGGGTCGAGCGCTGTTTGGGATGCGTTGGAGTTGAATCAAAACGACGGTATCGTGGATGTTACTTGGTCTATGGCCTAG